From Acidobacteriota bacterium, the proteins below share one genomic window:
- a CDS encoding anti-sigma factor: MKHDRATEEIRELAALHALGALTQQEARGFEIHLAEGCGVCRAQQRRFARAAATLGLASEERRAPEYLRDILLERIEREPQAPGPGAPQSPGPGEESGRILEIPSADPAPRHSGRFLPWLLAAVCAALALGGAFAWKSARTDAGRLRAELAAAREGAGRTGDELRALQSKSADLETILGMARRQGVQSARLVGQPATPANSGMLLWDAGRRRCLVVASFLPAPRGQVYQLWFSTPEARVPVDVLEADAEGRIFARLSTPEGLERALSAVVTLEPAPGSVSPEGPFCATGTFR; encoded by the coding sequence TTGAAGCACGATCGCGCGACTGAAGAGATACGCGAACTGGCGGCGCTCCATGCCCTCGGCGCCCTGACCCAGCAGGAGGCCCGCGGGTTCGAAATCCATCTTGCGGAAGGGTGCGGCGTCTGCAGGGCGCAGCAGCGCAGGTTCGCGCGGGCCGCGGCCACCCTGGGGCTGGCGTCCGAGGAACGTCGCGCCCCGGAATACCTCCGGGACATTCTCCTCGAGCGCATCGAACGGGAACCCCAGGCGCCCGGCCCCGGAGCGCCGCAATCGCCGGGACCGGGGGAGGAATCCGGGAGGATCCTCGAGATCCCGTCGGCCGATCCCGCCCCCCGTCACAGCGGCCGCTTCCTCCCCTGGCTGCTTGCGGCCGTGTGCGCCGCCCTGGCGCTCGGCGGGGCCTTCGCCTGGAAATCGGCCCGCACGGATGCCGGCCGGCTGCGGGCGGAGCTCGCGGCGGCCAGGGAGGGAGCGGGCCGGACGGGCGATGAGCTCCGCGCCCTGCAGTCGAAGTCGGCCGACCTCGAAACCATCCTCGGGATGGCGCGCAGGCAGGGGGTGCAGAGCGCGCGCCTGGTGGGCCAGCCCGCGACCCCGGCCAATTCGGGCATGCTTCTCTGGGACGCCGGGCGCCGCCGGTGCCTCGTCGTCGCCTCCTTCCTCCCCGCTCCCCGGGGACAGGTCTACCAGCTCTGGTTTTCGACCCCCGAGGCCAGGGTCCCGGTCGACGTGCTCGAGGCGGACGCCGAGGGGCGCATCTTCGCCCGGCTCTCGACTCCTGAAGGGCTCGAGCGCGCCCTGTCGGCCGTCGTCACCCTGGAACCGGCCCCGGGGTCGGTCTCGCCCGAGGGCCCCTTCTGCGCCACGGGAACCTTCCGCTGA